The proteins below come from a single Chitinophaga pinensis DSM 2588 genomic window:
- a CDS encoding TonB-dependent receptor plug domain-containing protein codes for MAQTDTSRAKDLRGVEVKAVRLETLTSKAAMPVTIINRKTLEMMGSRRLDEVMREQTGVNIVNDIAAGSRAIGMQMQGFSSDYILILIDGQPMIGRNAGNFDLSRITVSDIERIEIVKGASSSLFGSEALGGVVNIITRQKVTATQGQAILRYGSQNTQDATLEGEMPFAKEKGSVSLSGNYYHTDGYNVNSYLSRGATAPPYDSYSLQSRLRYRLNNTHQLLLSGRWALRNSENESVYSSGQTENSTKDVLRESDVNASVVLQSSVNKRFRLNTQYYLTRYSSSQDVSTGKQVALKANDFTQYFHRLEEQFLYTSSERLSFTGGAGANLERMNDTEFHGGNDLWSGYAYVQGDWKLLSKLMMRIGLRYDHNGFYGGRLNPSAGISYSVSEKVLLKAAVGTGYKTPDFKKRYQVFTNPQAGYTVLGVEEVAGTLAEMQAAGLISEIRPVARNISAALQPETSVSYNAGVSVQAHTAVKLDLNAFYNSLHNFINTVQVATRTNYQPVYSYVNLDRSYTAGVEAGVIVSPLAGLDISAGYQLLYAKDRGVMDSIRSGKYPYNKVRNSNTGETNTSSVSDYIGLENRSRHMANLRVFYEYAPWGVSATCRVTYRSKAGYDDANNNRFLDRYDTFIAGYAMLYASLEKKLCKDHLSVQITADNVTNYTDMLMPGQPGRILMAGLKWRFFK; via the coding sequence ATGGCCCAGACTGACACTTCCAGGGCTAAAGACCTGCGGGGAGTGGAGGTAAAAGCTGTGCGCCTGGAAACGCTGACCAGCAAAGCCGCTATGCCGGTGACTATCATCAACAGAAAGACACTGGAGATGATGGGTAGCCGCAGACTGGATGAAGTGATGCGCGAACAAACCGGTGTGAATATCGTGAATGATATAGCCGCGGGATCACGTGCAATCGGTATGCAAATGCAGGGCTTCAGCTCCGATTATATCCTGATACTGATAGACGGACAGCCAATGATAGGCAGAAATGCAGGAAATTTTGATCTGTCGCGCATTACCGTATCAGATATTGAGCGGATTGAAATTGTGAAAGGAGCGTCTTCCAGCCTGTTTGGCAGTGAAGCGCTGGGAGGTGTGGTGAATATTATCACCCGTCAGAAAGTAACAGCTACACAGGGACAGGCAATCCTGCGGTATGGTTCACAGAACACACAGGACGCTACACTGGAAGGAGAGATGCCTTTTGCAAAAGAAAAAGGGTCAGTGTCGTTGTCTGGTAATTATTACCATACGGATGGCTACAATGTGAACAGTTATCTCAGCAGGGGAGCTACAGCTCCGCCATATGATAGTTACAGTCTGCAATCCCGTCTTCGTTATCGTTTGAACAACACACATCAGTTGTTGTTGTCAGGCAGATGGGCGTTGCGTAATTCAGAGAATGAATCTGTGTATAGCAGTGGTCAGACTGAAAACAGTACAAAAGATGTATTGCGTGAAAGTGATGTGAATGCATCTGTGGTATTACAGTCGTCGGTCAACAAACGATTCCGGTTAAATACGCAATATTATCTGACACGCTATAGCTCCAGTCAGGACGTCAGCACCGGTAAGCAGGTCGCCCTGAAGGCGAATGATTTTACCCAATATTTTCACCGGCTGGAAGAGCAGTTTCTATATACGTCTTCAGAAAGATTATCCTTTACAGGTGGCGCAGGTGCGAATCTGGAAAGGATGAATGATACCGAGTTTCATGGTGGAAATGATCTTTGGAGCGGATATGCTTATGTGCAGGGCGACTGGAAGCTGCTTAGTAAGCTAATGATGCGTATAGGACTGAGATATGATCATAATGGTTTCTATGGTGGTCGTCTGAATCCAAGTGCCGGCATCAGTTACAGTGTGAGCGAGAAGGTGCTGTTGAAAGCCGCTGTTGGTACCGGATATAAGACCCCCGATTTCAAAAAACGTTACCAGGTCTTTACCAATCCGCAGGCAGGGTATACCGTGTTAGGTGTGGAAGAAGTAGCTGGCACGCTGGCTGAGATGCAGGCTGCGGGATTGATCAGTGAAATAAGACCTGTAGCGCGGAATATCAGTGCTGCTTTACAACCAGAGACTTCTGTGTCCTATAATGCAGGCGTAAGTGTACAAGCGCATACCGCCGTTAAGCTGGATCTGAATGCTTTTTATAATAGCCTGCACAATTTCATCAATACCGTGCAGGTGGCGACCAGAACGAATTATCAGCCTGTTTATTCCTACGTCAATCTCGACCGTTCCTATACTGCCGGGGTAGAAGCCGGTGTAATAGTAAGTCCGCTGGCAGGACTGGACATCTCCGCAGGGTACCAGTTATTGTATGCAAAAGACAGAGGTGTCATGGATTCCATCCGTAGCGGTAAGTATCCGTACAATAAGGTGCGGAACAGCAATACGGGGGAAACCAACACTTCCAGCGTGAGTGATTATATTGGACTGGAAAACAGGTCCAGGCATATGGCTAATCTGCGGGTATTCTATGAATATGCACCCTGGGGCGTCAGTGCTACCTGTCGTGTTACATACAGGAGTAAAGCAGGATATGATGATGCTAATAACAACCGTTTCCTGGACAGGTATGATACCTTCATTGCAGGTTATGCGATGTTGTATGCTTCTCTGGAAAAGAAATTATGTAAAGATCATTTATCCGTACAGATAACAGCGGATAATGTGACCAATTATACTGACATGCTGATGCCCGGACAACCTGGGCGCATCTTAATGGCCGGCTTAAAATGGCGCTTTTTTAAATAA
- a CDS encoding HmuY family protein, whose protein sequence is MQKFTLLCMALAMSMIACSKGDKNTPEVPTPEDTTTVVDVKTGVYTLINLAADTNATSGAAAKTFYYSLETQRTIPASQVQTSNWDIAFSGTYNSTILINNGKAKFSPGYGGPGIGGIYLVKDAAIDAEYYGGPQKAMKAIPARRLFDSAFAHIKTMPVNDDQLLTNDGVGLDYFGPSTDGWAFYDFYGLQFPASPADTVAHVCYSMPRALIIKTAKGHYVKMVVYSIYKGAPELPTRSYKPGFVTFKYAIQKDGTRNLDLK, encoded by the coding sequence ATGCAAAAGTTTACTCTTTTATGCATGGCCCTTGCCATGTCCATGATTGCCTGTTCGAAAGGCGACAAAAATACCCCGGAGGTACCCACTCCGGAGGATACGACAACGGTTGTCGATGTGAAAACAGGGGTATACACGCTGATCAATCTGGCTGCGGATACCAATGCAACGTCCGGAGCCGCTGCAAAGACATTCTATTACAGTCTGGAAACCCAGCGTACGATTCCTGCATCACAGGTGCAGACATCCAACTGGGATATTGCCTTCAGTGGTACGTATAACAGTACAATCCTGATCAATAACGGTAAGGCAAAATTCTCTCCGGGTTATGGTGGTCCGGGTATCGGAGGTATCTACCTGGTAAAAGATGCCGCTATTGATGCGGAATATTATGGCGGTCCGCAGAAAGCGATGAAAGCGATTCCTGCACGGCGGCTGTTTGACAGTGCTTTTGCGCATATAAAAACGATGCCGGTAAATGACGATCAGCTGCTGACCAATGATGGCGTAGGACTGGACTATTTTGGTCCGAGTACTGACGGATGGGCATTTTATGATTTTTACGGTTTGCAGTTCCCAGCATCGCCTGCGGATACTGTCGCCCATGTATGCTATAGTATGCCACGTGCACTGATCATTAAAACAGCCAAAGGGCATTATGTGAAAATGGTCGTCTATAGTATTTACAAGGGAGCACCTGAATTACCGACCCGTTCTTACAAGCCTGGATTTGTGACGTTTAAATATGCAATTCAGAAAGACGGAACCAGGAATCTAGACCTGAAATAA
- a CDS encoding heme ABC transporter ATP-binding protein → MMLRAKDISLSLGKAQILRGVSMDANAGELCVIMGANGAGKSTLLKVIAGEYMHYQGSVNIAGNELKTLPVDAQARMRAVLSQQITLNQPFSVMEVVNMGRYVYNTHLTALDKEIVTYALKTMQVYNLRERTYPTLSGGQKQRVQMARVLAQLLEAPDLRATDYTGKKMLLLDEPVTGMDILHQQLSLQLATSLAASGVLVVAVLHDFQLAAAYANRMLLLKDGGVYAQGTVEEILRPAHIKDCFGVEVAVLEHPQCHYPLVVTAAADGLFKSPAEKAINVL, encoded by the coding sequence ATGATGTTGCGTGCAAAAGATATATCACTGTCCCTGGGAAAAGCACAGATATTGCGTGGTGTAAGCATGGATGCGAATGCCGGCGAACTCTGTGTGATCATGGGGGCCAATGGAGCGGGTAAATCAACACTGCTGAAAGTAATAGCAGGGGAGTATATGCACTATCAGGGTAGTGTGAACATTGCCGGCAATGAATTGAAAACATTACCGGTAGATGCCCAGGCCAGGATGCGTGCCGTATTGTCACAACAGATCACATTGAATCAGCCTTTCTCCGTAATGGAAGTAGTGAACATGGGGCGTTATGTATACAATACGCATCTTACTGCGCTGGATAAAGAGATCGTAACCTACGCACTGAAGACGATGCAGGTATACAACCTGCGGGAAAGGACATATCCGACGCTATCAGGAGGACAGAAACAACGTGTGCAGATGGCCCGGGTACTGGCGCAGCTACTGGAGGCGCCCGATCTGCGGGCCACCGATTATACCGGTAAAAAGATGCTGCTGCTCGATGAACCGGTGACGGGTATGGATATTCTTCATCAGCAGTTATCCCTGCAACTGGCTACCTCTCTCGCTGCCAGCGGCGTATTGGTAGTAGCCGTGCTGCACGACTTTCAGTTAGCTGCTGCTTATGCAAACAGAATGCTGCTGTTAAAAGATGGAGGCGTATATGCACAGGGTACAGTGGAAGAAATCCTGCGACCTGCACATATTAAAGACTGTTTCGGTGTGGAAGTAGCCGTACTGGAACATCCTCAATGTCATTATCCGCTGGTGGTAACCGCCGCTGCCGACGGCCTTTTTAAATCACCTGCCGAAAAGGCAATAAACGTATTGTAA
- a CDS encoding TonB-dependent receptor plug domain-containing protein, producing the protein MRSQLIVLGLSIVLCNSAWAQSAKQKAPDSVIADSVRLRDVVVTGQYAPQSLKQSVYQVRTISSEYIKLRGATNVLGVLDNQLGVRFSNDATLGETDVEIMGMSGTNVKILLDGIPLVDRGSARQSLSQIDINTIERIEIVEGPMSVVYGTDALAGVINIITKKYHGKEQLSVTARVQEETVGKEYAAFKGEGVHNESIGVQWGHKGFFAGAGFTRNNFGGWSDSLTGRRKAWKPKDQLIANGTFGYSNEQLKVWYRLDYLDEDIASRGDINYDNGKATDQHYLTDRFTHQAQAVWQVNKDLGINATASYQDYKRITHTTIKDFTNNTEALATDAGAQDVSKFNTIFFRGTAQYTFSPVWSFQPGIEYRRDGSSGQRILGTPYIDDYSVFLSAEIKPVDWLNIRPGVRLIENSGYNAPPVIPSVNTKLALRDNLDLRLSYARGFRAPALRELYFYFFDASHSIKGNSDLKAEYSNSFTGSVSWQALEKGPVRIGVTATGFYNDFNNRIDIATINGSDTSTYVNISKFKTTGGTLSGVFNWKDLQVNAGFSYIARYNQFSDDAAYNKDYPTPEFTWMPEVNANITYNFRKIGGALNLSYKFNGERPAYEEVTTAVPSFIHEIRTQSFHQADLTATKTITKYVSVNVGVRNLFNNTNINNSTLTSGQAHTAGGVLPMWYGRSYFLGLSFNWNRNK; encoded by the coding sequence ATGAGGTCACAATTAATTGTGTTAGGTCTGTCTATTGTCTTATGCAATAGTGCGTGGGCGCAGTCTGCAAAGCAGAAAGCGCCTGACAGTGTTATTGCCGATTCCGTACGTCTGCGCGACGTAGTGGTAACCGGTCAGTATGCTCCACAATCCCTGAAGCAGTCTGTATATCAGGTAAGAACCATTTCCAGTGAATATATAAAACTACGCGGCGCTACTAATGTACTCGGTGTACTGGATAACCAGTTAGGCGTGCGATTTTCCAATGATGCCACATTGGGTGAAACAGATGTGGAAATCATGGGAATGTCCGGTACGAACGTAAAGATCTTACTGGATGGGATTCCATTGGTAGACAGAGGTAGCGCCCGTCAGAGTCTTTCTCAGATAGATATCAATACCATCGAAAGAATAGAGATCGTTGAAGGTCCCATGTCAGTCGTCTATGGCACAGACGCATTGGCAGGTGTGATCAACATCATCACTAAAAAATATCACGGAAAGGAACAGTTGTCTGTTACTGCCCGTGTACAGGAAGAAACCGTTGGTAAAGAGTATGCTGCTTTCAAAGGTGAAGGAGTGCATAATGAGAGCATCGGTGTGCAGTGGGGACACAAAGGCTTCTTTGCCGGCGCTGGTTTTACCAGGAATAATTTCGGTGGATGGAGTGATTCACTTACTGGTCGCCGGAAAGCCTGGAAACCGAAAGATCAGCTTATTGCCAATGGTACCTTTGGATACAGCAATGAGCAACTGAAAGTATGGTACCGGCTGGATTATCTCGATGAAGATATTGCAAGCCGGGGTGATATTAATTATGATAACGGAAAGGCTACAGATCAGCATTACCTGACAGACCGCTTTACGCATCAGGCACAAGCCGTATGGCAGGTGAATAAGGACCTGGGCATTAATGCGACTGCTTCTTACCAGGATTACAAACGTATCACACATACCACGATCAAAGACTTTACGAATAATACAGAGGCACTGGCAACTGACGCAGGTGCACAGGATGTATCTAAGTTCAATACGATTTTCTTCAGAGGAACCGCACAGTATACTTTTTCTCCGGTATGGTCTTTCCAGCCGGGTATAGAATACCGTCGCGATGGTTCATCCGGACAACGTATACTGGGTACACCTTATATCGATGATTACTCCGTATTCCTTTCTGCTGAGATCAAACCGGTAGACTGGTTGAATATACGTCCGGGTGTAAGACTGATTGAAAACTCTGGATACAATGCACCGCCGGTGATACCTTCTGTCAATACAAAACTTGCATTGCGGGATAACCTGGATCTGCGCCTTTCTTATGCACGTGGTTTCAGAGCGCCTGCCCTGCGGGAATTGTATTTCTATTTCTTTGACGCCAGTCACTCTATCAAAGGGAACAGTGATCTGAAAGCAGAATATTCCAATAGCTTCACGGGTTCTGTCAGCTGGCAGGCGCTTGAGAAAGGGCCGGTACGCATAGGCGTAACTGCTACCGGATTTTACAATGACTTCAATAACAGGATAGATATTGCAACGATTAACGGATCGGACACGTCTACTTATGTGAACATCAGCAAGTTTAAAACGACTGGTGGTACATTAAGCGGGGTGTTTAACTGGAAAGATCTGCAGGTGAATGCCGGCTTTTCTTACATCGCGCGCTATAATCAGTTTTCCGATGATGCGGCCTACAACAAAGATTATCCAACACCGGAATTTACCTGGATGCCGGAAGTAAATGCCAATATTACCTACAATTTCAGAAAGATTGGAGGTGCACTGAATCTCTCTTATAAATTCAACGGAGAACGCCCTGCTTATGAAGAGGTAACCACCGCCGTTCCTTCTTTTATACATGAGATAAGAACACAGTCTTTTCATCAGGCAGATCTTACCGCTACCAAGACCATTACAAAATATGTATCGGTAAATGTAGGTGTCAGAAACTTGTTTAATAACACCAATATTAACAATTCAACATTGACCAGCGGACAGGCGCATACAGCAGGCGGCGTATTGCCGATGTGGTATGGACGGTCTTATTTCCTAGGATTAAGCTTCAACTGGAACAGGAACAAATAA
- a CDS encoding hemin ABC transporter substrate-binding protein — protein MMNHMRIRAMIVSFAVCLLATMNVNAQKRIVSLNGAVTEIVCALGFEKSLVGVDVTSTYPASMKEVTKVGHNRNISAEPVLALQPDLILATDNFIQPAVIDQFKNVGVKTIQMKQEFSVAGTKKLITDVAAALNVPEKGTALIKQLDKEQKTLHVQSHPKKVLFIYARGAGTMMVAGKETPLDKIIALAGARNAANGFNDFKPLTPEALVTANPDVILMFDDGLKSMGGVDGLLKVQGVAQTNAGKQKKVITMDGQLLTGFGPRVIQAVQELSTKLN, from the coding sequence ATGATGAATCATATGCGGATACGTGCAATGATCGTATCCTTTGCTGTATGCCTGTTGGCGACGATGAATGTGAATGCGCAGAAACGTATTGTATCACTGAATGGTGCGGTTACCGAGATCGTGTGTGCACTGGGATTTGAAAAATCACTGGTAGGGGTGGATGTCACCAGCACCTATCCTGCCAGCATGAAAGAGGTGACTAAAGTAGGCCACAACCGTAATATTTCCGCTGAGCCGGTACTGGCATTACAGCCAGACCTGATTCTCGCTACAGATAATTTTATCCAGCCTGCTGTTATTGACCAGTTTAAGAATGTAGGTGTAAAAACTATACAGATGAAGCAGGAGTTTTCCGTAGCCGGCACTAAAAAGCTGATTACAGACGTGGCTGCTGCATTGAATGTGCCTGAAAAAGGTACAGCGCTGATCAAACAGCTGGATAAAGAACAAAAGACTTTACATGTACAGTCACACCCCAAAAAGGTACTGTTTATCTATGCGCGTGGCGCAGGTACCATGATGGTGGCAGGTAAAGAAACACCGCTAGACAAGATTATTGCCCTTGCCGGTGCACGGAACGCTGCCAATGGTTTTAATGATTTCAAACCACTGACGCCGGAAGCGCTGGTAACTGCTAATCCGGATGTGATCCTCATGTTTGATGACGGATTAAAGAGTATGGGTGGCGTAGACGGTCTGCTGAAAGTACAGGGCGTTGCCCAAACGAATGCAGGCAAACAAAAGAAAGTGATTACCATGGATGGCCAGCTGCTGACAGGATTTGGACCGCGTGTGATTCAGGCCGTACAGGAGCTTTCTACGAAGCTGAACTAA
- a CDS encoding HmuY family protein: protein MRYATLFCMLAATLLAASCKKDENKDTKASYEDGVSTVVYDLAGDTEASVADGVEGKERRPFKSFYFKLKTKLQSWDSTAANRRSNSWDLAFTDVYNALVYVNDGSNANGPGYGGPGKGLIIAVDSPYAKITTAPSPEAMKENNLKFTGWDGYPQIYNTGWYFYSLTTHLAIPIKNRTFVLMTAEGKYAKLELINVYQGNPPAVTDLYWPAPYFTFRYYVQEDGSRNLRTP from the coding sequence ATGCGATACGCAACCCTGTTCTGTATGTTAGCCGCTACCCTGTTAGCCGCTTCCTGTAAGAAGGATGAAAATAAGGATACGAAAGCCAGTTATGAAGATGGCGTGAGCACCGTTGTCTACGATCTGGCAGGTGATACAGAAGCCTCCGTGGCAGATGGTGTGGAAGGGAAGGAGCGGAGGCCGTTCAAAAGCTTCTATTTCAAATTAAAGACAAAGTTGCAATCATGGGATAGCACGGCCGCTAATCGTCGTAGTAATAGCTGGGATCTGGCGTTTACCGATGTGTATAATGCGCTGGTATATGTAAATGATGGCAGCAATGCAAATGGCCCTGGTTATGGCGGACCGGGAAAAGGATTGATCATAGCAGTTGATTCTCCTTATGCAAAAATCACGACAGCGCCTTCTCCGGAAGCGATGAAAGAAAATAACCTGAAGTTTACCGGTTGGGATGGATACCCACAGATCTATAATACGGGCTGGTACTTTTATTCATTAACGACCCATCTGGCCATTCCCATAAAGAACCGCACGTTTGTTCTCATGACAGCTGAGGGGAAATATGCGAAGCTGGAACTGATCAATGTATATCAGGGTAATCCACCGGCGGTAACTGATCTCTACTGGCCTGCACCTTATTTCACTTTCCGTTATTATGTGCAGGAAGACGGTAGCAGGAACCTGAGAACGCCCTGA
- a CDS encoding HmuY family protein: protein MKLSRLFLVLAVGTVFSACSKDEDSTVVIPPSDGSQLTLNGGGGTGSPNTVYVDFSSDSTATRGRTSWSLGFYSGAEYRVILNGFTAISAKALNKTDISTVNIEDTAGITLAIGQGQGTLSMIDDVYGDLTKTAIAEVSATEANNKVYLVKPETSSATDPATWYKIRVTRSGNGYTLQYAKLKETTIKTATITKDNSFNFTFFSLENGNTVNIEPKKADWDIAWSYAAYYTATIPYFFSDFVVTNQYAGVTAAKVDSTVISYNNFSASNIATLTFSDKRDAIGSSWRATTGAGIYKNFYYVVKDANGNYYKLKFVSMGLADGGVRGYPVIEYKLVK, encoded by the coding sequence ATGAAATTAAGCAGACTTTTCCTCGTACTTGCTGTTGGAACCGTATTCAGTGCATGTAGTAAAGACGAGGACTCTACCGTTGTAATACCACCTTCTGATGGTTCTCAGCTTACGCTGAACGGCGGTGGCGGCACAGGCTCCCCAAATACTGTATATGTAGATTTCAGCTCTGACTCAACTGCTACAAGAGGTCGTACCAGCTGGTCCCTCGGTTTCTATAGTGGTGCAGAATACCGTGTTATCCTCAATGGTTTCACTGCTATCAGTGCAAAGGCTTTGAATAAAACGGATATCAGTACTGTTAATATCGAAGATACTGCAGGTATCACCCTGGCTATCGGACAGGGACAAGGTACACTGTCAATGATCGATGACGTATATGGTGATCTGACCAAAACTGCTATCGCTGAAGTGTCTGCTACAGAAGCAAACAACAAGGTATACCTGGTGAAACCAGAAACTTCTTCCGCTACCGATCCTGCTACCTGGTATAAAATCCGTGTTACAAGAAGTGGCAATGGTTACACTTTACAGTATGCAAAGCTGAAAGAAACCACCATTAAAACAGCTACTATCACAAAAGATAATAGTTTCAACTTTACTTTCTTCTCCCTGGAGAACGGTAACACTGTAAATATAGAGCCTAAGAAAGCTGACTGGGATATCGCATGGTCTTATGCTGCTTATTATACAGCGACCATTCCTTATTTCTTCTCCGATTTCGTGGTGACCAACCAGTATGCAGGTGTAACCGCAGCTAAAGTGGACAGCACTGTGATCAGTTATAACAACTTTTCTGCTTCCAACATCGCTACCCTGACATTCTCTGACAAACGAGATGCGATTGGCAGCAGCTGGAGAGCGACTACCGGCGCTGGTATCTACAAGAACTTCTATTATGTAGTGAAAGATGCTAACGGTAACTATTACAAACTGAAATTCGTGAGTATGGGGCTTGCTGACGGTGGTGTAAGAGGTTATCCGGTAATTGAATACAAACTGGTGAAATAA
- a CDS encoding FecCD family ABC transporter permease, which produces MSINIKRAGSITILSVLLIVVILLATGTGAMHMSPIQVLAILLEKTGIHLPVAYEENMPGVLWMIRLPRVVLSVLIGAGLGLAGASLQGLLRNPLADPGLIGISSGASMGAVVMIIVQHTLPVFQSAPALNFYALNLAAFAGAIITTLFIFRIARTGGQAVISTLLLAGIAVRALCESVTGLMTYLANNEQLRSITFWSLGSLGGANWKTVAGIAPFIIIPLIVLPRLAPALNLLALGEREAMHSGVGVPKLKALLVILATMAVAAGVAVAGIIGFIGLIVPHIVRQFTGPDYRILIPGSALSGAVLLTVADLLCRTIVAPAELPVGIITAVIGAPFFLWLIIKEKRTILA; this is translated from the coding sequence ATGAGTATCAACATAAAACGCGCCGGCAGTATTACGATTTTAAGCGTCTTGCTGATTGTCGTAATACTGCTGGCGACAGGTACAGGTGCGATGCACATGTCTCCTATACAGGTGCTTGCCATATTATTGGAGAAAACAGGCATACACCTTCCTGTGGCCTACGAAGAAAATATGCCGGGTGTACTGTGGATGATCCGCTTGCCGAGAGTTGTACTGAGTGTATTGATAGGAGCAGGATTGGGACTGGCAGGTGCTTCCTTACAGGGTTTACTGCGGAATCCGCTGGCAGATCCAGGATTGATCGGTATTAGTTCGGGAGCATCAATGGGGGCGGTAGTAATGATTATTGTACAGCATACATTACCCGTTTTTCAAAGTGCACCGGCCCTGAATTTTTATGCATTGAATCTTGCAGCATTTGCCGGAGCAATCATCACAACACTTTTCATCTTTCGCATTGCGCGTACCGGCGGACAGGCAGTTATCTCTACGTTGCTGCTGGCGGGTATTGCAGTAAGGGCATTGTGTGAATCAGTGACTGGTTTGATGACGTACCTGGCCAACAATGAACAGCTGCGTAGCATTACGTTCTGGTCATTGGGTAGTCTGGGCGGCGCCAACTGGAAAACTGTTGCAGGTATTGCACCTTTCATTATCATTCCGTTGATAGTGCTGCCGCGCCTGGCGCCGGCACTGAATCTGCTAGCACTTGGTGAAAGAGAAGCGATGCACAGTGGTGTAGGCGTACCTAAACTGAAAGCATTACTGGTCATACTGGCCACGATGGCGGTAGCTGCGGGTGTGGCAGTGGCAGGTATCATCGGATTTATCGGACTGATCGTACCACATATTGTAAGGCAGTTCACCGGACCGGATTACCGGATACTGATACCCGGTTCCGCATTATCAGGAGCAGTGCTGCTGACAGTTGCAGACCTGTTATGCCGTACTATCGTTGCGCCTGCTGAATTACCCGTAGGTATTATTACAGCGGTCATAGGAGCGCCTTTCTTCCTATGGCTGATTATTAAAGAAAAAAGGACTATACTGGCATGA
- a CDS encoding DUF6686 family protein, which translates to MCDIRPLWNKNKAQISHCANCQTVYIWHNNLILNFTPKDFQLFHETLEHQDFYDCSMMFPDGEERVIVHSPCRDISFTFTLQEWLDMKEAMGEAILLQQVYDLIR; encoded by the coding sequence ATGTGCGATATCAGACCATTGTGGAATAAGAATAAGGCGCAGATCAGCCATTGTGCAAATTGCCAGACCGTATATATATGGCATAATAACCTTATCCTGAATTTCACACCTAAAGATTTTCAATTATTTCATGAGACACTCGAACACCAGGACTTCTACGATTGCAGCATGATGTTTCCTGATGGAGAGGAAAGAGTCATCGTGCATTCGCCATGCAGAGATATCAGTTTTACGTTTACGTTGCAGGAATGGCTGGATATGAAGGAGGCGATGGGTGAAGCGATCCTATTGCAACAGGTATATGATCTGATCCGCTAG
- a CDS encoding hemin-degrading factor produces the protein MNATATSTLKEQWLNFREQHPKTRIRDAAHQLQVSEGEIVAACTGTTVKHLKNEFPALMQAMPALGKVMVLTRNENCVIERKGVFEIVNTENKHVGTVLGKDIDLRMFFSRWKYGFAVENDESIGFKKSIQLFDAQGGAIMKIYAVDQTDLSAWDKVVSDFTAAEQVAAIPVAPAPASPVYNDANADAASFLEGWANLQDTHDFFPLLMKHKLSRTGALELAEGKFSRRVNSECVKTLLNQASATGLEIMVFVGNPGNIEIHTGPVQKILEIPNWINVMDEDFNLHLRTDTIAQSWVVEKPSVDGIVTSLEVFDAAGEMIAQFFGKRKPGNPELEPWRALAASL, from the coding sequence ATGAATGCAACTGCGACTTCTACATTAAAAGAACAATGGCTGAATTTCCGTGAACAACATCCGAAAACAAGAATCCGTGATGCTGCTCATCAGCTGCAAGTGAGCGAAGGCGAAATCGTCGCCGCCTGCACCGGAACAACCGTTAAGCACTTGAAGAATGAATTTCCTGCACTCATGCAGGCAATGCCGGCATTAGGTAAAGTGATGGTGCTGACCCGCAATGAAAATTGTGTAATAGAACGTAAAGGCGTTTTTGAAATAGTAAATACTGAAAACAAACATGTCGGTACCGTATTAGGTAAAGACATCGATCTGCGTATGTTCTTTTCCCGCTGGAAGTATGGCTTCGCAGTAGAAAATGATGAAAGTATCGGTTTCAAAAAATCTATTCAGCTCTTTGACGCACAAGGCGGCGCTATCATGAAGATATATGCGGTAGATCAGACGGATCTCAGCGCATGGGATAAAGTGGTAAGTGATTTCACGGCTGCTGAGCAGGTCGCTGCTATTCCTGTTGCGCCAGCGCCCGCCTCACCGGTATATAATGATGCAAACGCAGATGCTGCATCCTTCCTGGAAGGATGGGCAAACTTACAGGATACGCATGATTTCTTCCCATTGCTGATGAAGCATAAATTATCGAGAACAGGGGCACTTGAGCTGGCGGAAGGTAAATTCTCCCGCCGCGTAAACAGTGAATGTGTAAAAACATTGCTTAACCAGGCTTCCGCTACTGGTCTTGAAATAATGGTGTTTGTAGGTAACCCGGGCAATATCGAAATTCATACTGGTCCTGTACAGAAGATCCTTGAAATTCCAAACTGGATCAATGTAATGGACGAAGACTTCAATCTGCATCTCAGAACAGATACCATTGCACAAAGTTGGGTGGTGGAAAAACCTTCTGTAGATGGTATAGTTACTTCACTGGAAGTGTTTGATGCTGCGGGTGAAATGATTGCTCAATTCTTTGGTAAACGTAAACCAGGTAATCCTGAACTGGAACCATGGAGAGCATTGGCAGCGAGTCTGTAA